The Candidatus Methylomirabilis sp. DNA segment GGAGCGAGTACCCCGCGGTCCTGCTGCCGCTGCACACCCAGCACTTCATCATGCTGCGCCGCAACCTGCTCTACACCGCCATCACCCGTGGGCGGCGGCTGGATGTGCTGGCCGGGAGCCGGCGGGCGCTGGCCATCGCGGTGAAGACGGCGCCGCCGGAGGGCCGGCACACGCGGCTTGCGAATCGGCTCCGGGCTGCGGCCGAGCGGAGGGAGGGATGAACCGGGCGACCGTGGCGGTCC contains these protein-coding regions:
- a CDS encoding ATP-binding domain-containing protein, which encodes VMQLRNNYETEVFNGDIGRIVRVEPEEGALTVRFEEREVSYDASDLDELTLAYAVTVHKAQGSEYPAVLLPLHTQHFIMLRRNLLYTAITRGRRLDVLAGSRRALAIAVKTAPPEGRHTRLANRLRAAAERREG